Proteins co-encoded in one Cupriavidus taiwanensis genomic window:
- a CDS encoding tripartite tricarboxylate transporter TctB family protein, translating to MDSQQETAHAGAGISVKTVELAVALCLLAGALVVIWSNHGIGAGWAPDGPEAGYFPMRVGLIILVCSALVGVQALRADRTAVFATWQQLRQVGVILVPLTVYVGLIGLLGIYVASAAFIAGFMVWVGKAAWWKAALTGVGINALLFCIFELQFRVPLPKGPLEAALGY from the coding sequence ATGGATTCACAACAGGAAACGGCGCATGCGGGCGCCGGCATCTCGGTCAAGACGGTGGAACTGGCGGTGGCGCTGTGTTTGCTGGCCGGCGCGCTGGTGGTGATCTGGAGCAACCATGGCATCGGCGCCGGCTGGGCGCCGGATGGGCCGGAGGCGGGCTATTTCCCGATGCGGGTGGGCCTCATCATCCTGGTCTGCAGCGCGCTGGTGGGCGTGCAGGCGCTGCGCGCCGACCGCACCGCCGTGTTCGCGACGTGGCAGCAGTTGCGGCAGGTGGGCGTGATCCTGGTACCGCTGACCGTGTATGTCGGGCTGATCGGGCTGCTCGGCATCTACGTGGCATCGGCGGCGTTCATCGCCGGCTTCATGGTGTGGGTGGGCAAGGCGGCATGGTGGAAGGCCGCACTGACCGGCGTCGGCATCAATGCGCTGCTGTTCTGCATCTTCGAGCTCCAGTTCCGCGTACCGCTGCCCAAGGGCCCGCTGGAAGCGGCGCTGGGCTACTAG
- a CDS encoding pyridoxal-phosphate-dependent aminotransferase family protein — MVQLDFHPSGRHFLQIPGPSPVPDRILRAMSYPTIDHRGPEFGALGRKVLAGIKEIFKTRHPVIIYPASGTGAWEAALTNTLSPGDHVLMFETGHFATLWKKMAEALGLRPEFLGLPGIEGWRRGVQADMIEARLREDSGHAIRAVCVVHNETSTGVTSDIAAVRRAIDAAGHPALLLVDTISGLGSADYRHDEWGVDVTVSGSQKGLMLPPGISFNALSPRAIAASENATLPRAFWGWAEIIEANKNGYWPYTPNTNLLYGLSEALDMILGEGLEQVFARHQRLAEATRQAVRAWGLEIQCADPAVYSPVLTGVMMPDGVDADAVRKLIYERFDMSLGQALGKMRGRMFRIGHLGDCNDLTLMATLAGCEMGLKLAGVPLAASGVAAAMASLAAHADKPVLKAAA, encoded by the coding sequence ATGGTTCAGCTCGATTTCCACCCCTCTGGCCGCCACTTCCTGCAGATCCCCGGTCCGAGCCCGGTGCCCGACCGCATCCTGCGCGCGATGAGCTACCCGACCATCGACCACCGTGGCCCGGAGTTCGGCGCGCTCGGCCGCAAGGTGCTCGCCGGCATCAAGGAAATCTTCAAGACCCGGCACCCGGTGATCATCTATCCGGCGTCGGGCACCGGTGCCTGGGAAGCGGCGCTGACCAACACGCTCAGCCCGGGCGACCATGTGCTGATGTTCGAGACCGGGCATTTCGCCACGCTGTGGAAGAAGATGGCCGAGGCGCTGGGCCTGCGCCCGGAATTCCTCGGCCTGCCCGGCATCGAGGGCTGGCGCCGCGGGGTGCAGGCGGACATGATCGAAGCGCGCCTGCGCGAGGACAGCGGCCACGCGATCCGCGCCGTGTGCGTGGTGCACAACGAGACCTCGACCGGCGTGACCTCGGATATCGCCGCGGTGCGCCGCGCCATCGACGCCGCCGGGCACCCGGCGCTGCTGCTGGTGGACACGATCTCGGGCCTGGGTTCGGCCGACTATCGCCATGACGAGTGGGGCGTCGACGTGACCGTGTCGGGCTCGCAGAAGGGCCTGATGCTGCCGCCGGGCATCAGCTTCAACGCGCTGTCGCCCAGGGCGATCGCCGCCAGCGAGAACGCTACGCTGCCGCGCGCGTTCTGGGGCTGGGCCGAGATCATCGAAGCCAACAAGAACGGCTACTGGCCCTACACGCCCAACACCAACCTGCTGTATGGCCTGTCCGAAGCGCTCGACATGATCCTGGGCGAGGGCCTGGAGCAGGTCTTCGCCCGCCACCAGCGGCTGGCGGAGGCAACACGCCAGGCCGTGCGCGCCTGGGGCCTGGAGATCCAGTGCGCGGATCCCGCGGTGTACAGCCCGGTGCTGACCGGCGTGATGATGCCCGACGGTGTCGACGCGGATGCGGTGCGCAAGCTGATCTATGAGCGCTTCGACATGTCGCTGGGGCAGGCGCTGGGCAAGATGCGCGGCCGCATGTTCCGCATCGGCCATCTTGGCGATTGCAATGACCTGACCCTGATGGCGACGCTCGCCGGTTGCGAGATGGGGCTGAAGCTGGCAGGCGTGCCGCTTGCCGCCAGCGGCGTGGCCGCGGCCATGGCGTCGCTCGCCGCGCACGCCGACAAGCCGGTGCTCAAGGCCGCCGCCTGA
- a CDS encoding malate/lactate/ureidoglycolate dehydrogenase, translating to MSELRIPTRALHQWVTDLWLAAGSSAQEAQLTADHLVGANLSGHDSHGVGMIPRYVLAWQADELQLNRQVSVLQDGGSLLSLDGNRGMGQAVTAQAMEMAIARAREHGVCVMGLRQSHHLGRVGHWAEQATAAGMISIHFVNVLSKPIVAPHGGYDARYGTNPFTIGVPMAGEPPLVLDFATSAIALGKVRVAHNKGAPVGAGCLLDAQGQPTTDAAVMYPSAGSPQGALRPFGEHKGHGLAMMCELLGAAVTGGHTIRPDTLRHEHAVWNNMLAIVFDPARLGASTSFGHEVAAFAEWMKSARLQPGQSGIQLPGEPERAWRAARAQRIPIDAGTLAQLDDAAARVAAARAGGHPGPGPLSALACD from the coding sequence ATGAGCGAACTCCGCATTCCGACCCGCGCCCTGCACCAGTGGGTGACCGATCTCTGGCTTGCCGCCGGCAGCAGCGCGCAGGAAGCGCAACTGACGGCCGACCACCTGGTCGGCGCCAACCTGAGCGGGCATGACTCCCATGGCGTCGGCATGATCCCGCGCTATGTGCTGGCGTGGCAGGCCGACGAGTTGCAGCTGAACCGGCAGGTCAGCGTGCTGCAGGACGGCGGCAGCCTGCTCAGCCTGGACGGCAACCGCGGCATGGGCCAGGCGGTAACGGCGCAGGCCATGGAGATGGCCATCGCCCGCGCGCGCGAGCACGGCGTCTGCGTGATGGGGCTGCGCCAGTCGCACCACCTGGGGCGCGTCGGCCACTGGGCCGAGCAGGCCACGGCCGCGGGCATGATCTCGATCCACTTCGTCAACGTGCTGTCCAAACCCATCGTGGCCCCCCATGGCGGCTACGACGCGCGCTATGGCACCAATCCGTTCACCATCGGCGTGCCGATGGCGGGCGAGCCGCCGCTGGTGCTGGACTTTGCCACCAGCGCCATCGCGCTGGGCAAGGTGCGCGTGGCCCACAACAAGGGCGCGCCGGTCGGGGCCGGTTGCCTGCTCGATGCGCAGGGCCAGCCGACCACCGATGCCGCCGTGATGTACCCGTCCGCCGGCTCGCCGCAGGGCGCCTTGCGGCCCTTCGGCGAGCACAAGGGCCATGGGCTGGCGATGATGTGCGAACTGCTCGGGGCCGCGGTCACGGGCGGCCATACCATCCGCCCGGACACGCTGCGGCACGAGCATGCGGTCTGGAACAACATGCTGGCGATCGTGTTCGATCCCGCGCGGCTCGGCGCCAGCACCTCGTTCGGACACGAGGTCGCGGCCTTCGCCGAGTGGATGAAAAGCGCGCGGCTGCAGCCCGGCCAGAGCGGCATCCAGCTGCCCGGCGAACCCGAGCGGGCCTGGCGCGCGGCCCGCGCGCAACGGATACCGATCGATGCCGGCACGCTGGCGCAACTGGACGACGCCGCGGCGCGCGTGGCGGCGGCGCGGGCCGGCGGGCATCCTGGGCCGGGTCCGCTGTCTGCGCTGGCGTGCGACTGA
- a CDS encoding FAD-binding and (Fe-S)-binding domain-containing protein, translating to MNMTSSSLLVKPIHLVPAQRRAVSPLSALLRKELRGDVLFDRAARGRYATDASIYQIMPLGVVVPRDQADLVRALDIARDQRVPVLARGAGTSQCGQTVGEALVIDTSKWLNNVVAFDAGARTVTVEPGIVLDHLNAWLRPHGLWFPVDVSTGAQCTIGGMAGNNSCGSRSLAYGNMVHNVLAIDAVLADGSDCHFGSLAQPLAAGRIEGIFHGLQRIATRERGEIAERMPKVLRRVAGYNIDLFDCQNPRAYTDDGHANLAHILVGSEGTLACSRQLTLKLAPLPAHKVLGVVNFPTFYQAMDLTRHIVTLRPVAVELVDRTMIDLSMENPAFRPVVERALAGDPQAILLVEFAGDDRQALLAQLDQLAELMADLGLPGSVVKMPEEKAQKALWDVRKAGLNIMMSMKGDGKPVSFIEDCAVPLEHLAEYTRRLTDVFHKHETEGTWYAHASVGTLHVRPILDMRRDGALRMREIAQEAAELVREYKGAYSGEHGDGLCRGEWVAWQYGPRINAAFGEIKALFDPDNRFNPDKIVRPPRMDARENFRFAPGYAALPLTPALDWSAWNVRRDPMTGAETAPGTGNDTATHGLASAVEMCNNNGHCRKFDAGTMCPSYRVTKDEQHVTRGRANTLRLALTGQLGSDGLASAEVKEALDLCVSCKGCKRDCPTGVDMAKFKIEARHAWTSRHGIGLRERMVAFLPRYAPAASRVPGLLALADSLPGVSGWIKRALGFAPQRSLPRFTAPFLARGRGAGNAAGSKADGREVLLFVDTFSNYMEPANARAAQVVLEAAGYTVHFNTRAGERPLCCGRTFLAAGLVDQAKAEARRLLDALRPFVERGVPVVGLEPSCLLSLRDEFLGYGYGEEARQLASLSFLFEEFLVREREAGRLELPLRPLQVSEAIVHGHCHQKAFDAFTPVQTVLGWIPGLKVAPVESSCCGMAGSFGYEAEHFEASQAMAELSLLPAVRRRAAGAIVVADGTSCRHQIRDGAQAEAMHVARVLALALEGGRHD from the coding sequence ATGAACATGACTTCGTCCTCCCTGCTGGTCAAGCCGATCCACCTGGTGCCCGCGCAGCGCCGGGCCGTCTCGCCGCTATCGGCGCTGCTGCGCAAGGAACTGCGCGGCGACGTGCTGTTCGACCGCGCCGCCCGTGGCCGCTATGCCACCGACGCTTCCATCTACCAGATCATGCCGCTCGGCGTGGTGGTGCCGCGCGACCAGGCCGACCTGGTGCGCGCGCTCGACATCGCGCGCGACCAGCGCGTGCCGGTGCTGGCACGCGGTGCCGGTACCAGCCAGTGCGGCCAGACCGTGGGCGAGGCGCTGGTCATCGACACCAGCAAGTGGCTCAACAACGTGGTCGCCTTCGATGCCGGCGCGCGCACGGTGACGGTGGAGCCGGGCATCGTGCTGGACCACCTGAACGCCTGGCTCAGGCCGCACGGGTTGTGGTTCCCGGTGGACGTCTCCACCGGCGCGCAATGCACCATCGGCGGCATGGCCGGCAACAACTCTTGCGGCTCGCGCTCGCTTGCCTACGGCAACATGGTGCATAACGTGCTGGCCATCGATGCGGTGCTGGCGGACGGCAGCGATTGCCACTTCGGTTCGCTGGCGCAACCGTTGGCGGCAGGACGCATCGAGGGCATCTTTCATGGGCTGCAGCGCATCGCCACGCGCGAGCGCGGCGAGATCGCCGAGCGCATGCCCAAGGTGCTGCGTCGCGTGGCCGGCTACAACATCGACCTGTTCGACTGCCAGAACCCGCGCGCCTATACCGACGACGGCCACGCCAACCTCGCCCATATCCTGGTCGGCTCCGAGGGCACGCTGGCCTGCAGCCGCCAGCTCACCCTCAAGCTGGCGCCGCTGCCGGCGCACAAGGTGCTGGGCGTGGTCAATTTCCCCACCTTCTACCAGGCGATGGACCTGACCCGGCATATCGTCACGCTGCGTCCGGTGGCGGTGGAACTGGTCGACCGCACCATGATCGACCTGTCGATGGAAAACCCCGCCTTCCGCCCGGTGGTCGAGCGCGCGCTGGCCGGGGATCCGCAGGCCATCCTGCTAGTGGAATTCGCCGGCGACGACCGCCAGGCGCTGCTGGCGCAACTGGACCAGCTTGCGGAACTGATGGCCGACCTGGGTCTGCCCGGCTCGGTGGTGAAGATGCCGGAGGAGAAGGCGCAGAAGGCGCTGTGGGATGTGCGCAAGGCCGGCCTCAACATCATGATGAGCATGAAGGGCGACGGCAAGCCGGTTTCGTTTATCGAGGACTGCGCGGTGCCGCTCGAGCACCTGGCCGAATACACCCGCCGGCTCACCGACGTCTTCCACAAGCACGAGACCGAGGGCACCTGGTACGCCCATGCCAGCGTCGGCACGCTGCACGTGAGGCCGATCCTGGACATGCGCCGCGACGGCGCGCTGCGCATGCGCGAGATCGCGCAAGAGGCCGCAGAGCTGGTGCGCGAATACAAGGGCGCGTATTCCGGCGAGCACGGCGACGGCCTGTGCCGCGGCGAATGGGTGGCCTGGCAATACGGCCCGCGCATCAACGCGGCGTTCGGCGAGATCAAGGCGCTGTTCGATCCGGACAACCGCTTCAACCCCGACAAGATCGTGCGCCCGCCACGGATGGATGCGCGCGAGAACTTCCGCTTCGCGCCCGGCTACGCCGCGCTGCCGCTGACCCCGGCGCTGGACTGGTCGGCCTGGAACGTGCGGCGCGACCCGATGACGGGCGCCGAGACCGCGCCCGGCACCGGCAACGATACCGCCACGCACGGCCTCGCGTCGGCCGTCGAGATGTGCAACAACAACGGCCACTGCCGCAAGTTCGACGCCGGCACCATGTGCCCCAGCTATCGCGTGACCAAGGACGAGCAGCACGTGACGCGCGGCCGCGCCAACACGCTGCGGCTGGCGCTGACCGGGCAGCTCGGCAGCGACGGGCTGGCGAGTGCCGAGGTCAAGGAGGCGCTGGACCTGTGTGTCTCGTGCAAGGGCTGCAAGCGCGACTGCCCGACCGGCGTCGACATGGCGAAGTTCAAGATCGAGGCGCGCCACGCCTGGACCAGCCGGCACGGCATCGGCCTGCGCGAGCGCATGGTCGCATTCCTGCCGCGCTACGCACCGGCTGCCAGCCGCGTGCCGGGCCTGCTGGCGCTGGCCGACAGCCTGCCCGGCGTCTCCGGCTGGATCAAGCGCGCGCTGGGGTTTGCCCCGCAGCGTTCGCTGCCGCGCTTCACCGCGCCGTTCCTGGCGCGCGGCCGCGGCGCAGGCAACGCTGCAGGCAGCAAGGCCGATGGCCGCGAGGTGCTGCTGTTCGTCGATACCTTCAGCAACTACATGGAGCCCGCCAATGCGCGCGCCGCGCAGGTCGTGCTGGAAGCGGCGGGATACACGGTGCATTTCAACACCCGTGCCGGCGAACGCCCGCTGTGCTGCGGCCGCACCTTCCTGGCCGCCGGACTGGTCGACCAGGCGAAGGCCGAGGCGCGGCGCCTGCTCGATGCGCTGCGCCCGTTCGTCGAGCGCGGCGTGCCGGTGGTCGGCCTCGAGCCGTCGTGCCTGCTGTCGCTGCGCGACGAGTTCCTGGGCTACGGCTATGGCGAAGAAGCGCGCCAGCTCGCCAGCCTGTCGTTCCTGTTCGAGGAATTCCTGGTGCGCGAGCGCGAGGCGGGCCGGCTGGAGCTGCCGCTGCGGCCGCTGCAGGTGTCCGAGGCCATCGTGCATGGGCACTGCCACCAGAAGGCGTTCGATGCCTTCACGCCGGTGCAGACCGTGCTGGGGTGGATTCCGGGCCTGAAGGTGGCGCCGGTGGAGTCGTCGTGCTGCGGCATGGCCGGCAGCTTCGGCTATGAGGCCGAGCATTTCGAAGCGTCGCAGGCGATGGCCGAACTGTCGCTGCTGCCGGCGGTGCGCCGGCGCGCCGCGGGCGCCATCGTGGTCGCGGACGGCACCAGTTGCCGTCACCAGATCCGCGACGGCGCGCAGGCCGAGGCGATGCACGTGGCAAGAGTGCTGGCGCTGGCGCTGGAGGGCGGTCGCCATGACTGA
- a CDS encoding GntR family transcriptional regulator produces the protein MQNSYNDDRAGGVAEHVPPPSLPRLARPRLHDTVVEHLRQFIVEGVFAPGTRLNERELCETLGISRTPLREALKVLAAEGLIDLLPNRGASISRMSEAEVRESFELMSGLEAFSGELACERITAAELAQIKALHYAMLACRAQNDLPGYYSRNQEIHDRINEAARNGALRQTYQSINRRLQALRFRSNQQSGKWDEAVEDHEEMIQALEARDGKRLAAVLKRHLLEKRDAVLPLVSATVRAPGMI, from the coding sequence ATGCAAAACTCATATAACGATGACCGAGCGGGAGGCGTTGCCGAGCACGTTCCGCCGCCCTCGCTGCCGCGCCTGGCACGCCCGCGCCTGCACGACACCGTGGTCGAGCACCTGCGCCAGTTCATCGTCGAAGGCGTCTTCGCGCCCGGCACCAGGCTCAATGAACGCGAGCTGTGCGAGACCCTGGGCATCTCGCGGACGCCGCTGCGCGAGGCGCTCAAGGTGCTGGCGGCCGAAGGCCTGATCGACCTTCTGCCCAACCGCGGCGCCAGCATCTCGCGCATGAGCGAGGCCGAAGTCAGGGAGAGCTTCGAGCTGATGAGCGGGTTGGAGGCGTTTTCCGGGGAGCTGGCCTGCGAGCGCATCACCGCGGCGGAACTCGCGCAGATCAAGGCGCTGCACTACGCGATGCTGGCCTGCCGCGCCCAGAACGACCTGCCGGGCTACTACAGCCGCAACCAGGAGATCCACGACCGCATCAATGAGGCCGCGCGCAACGGGGCGCTGCGCCAGACCTACCAGTCGATCAACCGCCGCCTGCAGGCGCTGCGTTTTCGCTCCAACCAGCAAAGCGGCAAGTGGGACGAGGCGGTCGAGGACCATGAAGAGATGATCCAGGCGCTCGAAGCCCGCGACGGCAAGCGGCTTGCGGCGGTACTGAAGCGCCACCTGCTGGAGAAGCGCGATGCGGTGCTGCCACTGGTGTCGGCGACGGTACGGGCACCAGGAATGATCTGA
- a CDS encoding DSD1 family PLP-dependent enzyme, translating into MTEPMRNPVHERARLQPPAPARIGDRVEDVGTPALLVDLDAFDQNVARMQALADAAGVVLRPHAKAHKSVAIAQRQVAAGAVGICCQKLSEAYPFAAAGITSIHISNEFVGADKLAMAVELARHVDLSVCVDDVRQVAALAAAAAAGGVRITALAEADVGQGRCGVDSPEALSRLADAIGASPSLRFGGLQAYHGGVQHLAAWTQRRDAARRAAGQADAYAAHLRARGIACPVITGGGSGTAEFDCESGVYTEIQPGSYVFLDGHYGASEWPGRFRPRHGLFLSTTVMSTARAGVAVCDAGLKSLAVDSGLPRLWSGPGSEWLRYVAANDEHGVLQVLDEDGQALLGSKLWLVPGHCDPTANLHAQYVCCRDGHVAELWDIAARGLSR; encoded by the coding sequence ATGACTGAGCCGATGCGCAATCCGGTCCACGAGCGTGCCCGCCTGCAGCCCCCGGCGCCGGCAAGGATCGGCGATCGCGTCGAGGACGTCGGCACGCCGGCGCTGCTGGTCGACCTCGACGCCTTCGACCAGAACGTGGCCCGGATGCAGGCGCTTGCCGATGCCGCCGGCGTGGTGCTGCGCCCGCATGCCAAGGCGCACAAGTCGGTCGCGATTGCGCAGCGCCAGGTTGCCGCCGGCGCGGTGGGCATCTGCTGCCAGAAGCTCAGCGAGGCCTATCCGTTTGCCGCGGCCGGCATCACCAGCATCCATATCAGCAATGAGTTCGTCGGCGCCGACAAGCTGGCGATGGCGGTGGAGCTGGCCCGGCATGTGGACCTGAGCGTCTGCGTGGACGACGTGCGCCAGGTGGCCGCGCTCGCCGCCGCCGCGGCGGCCGGCGGGGTGCGCATCACCGCGCTGGCGGAAGCCGATGTCGGGCAGGGCCGTTGCGGCGTCGACAGCCCCGAAGCGCTGAGCCGGCTGGCCGATGCCATCGGCGCGTCTCCGTCGCTGCGCTTCGGTGGGCTGCAGGCGTATCACGGCGGCGTGCAGCACCTGGCGGCCTGGACCCAGCGCCGGGACGCTGCGCGGCGCGCCGCCGGGCAGGCGGATGCCTATGCGGCGCACCTGCGCGCCCGTGGCATCGCCTGCCCGGTCATCACCGGCGGCGGCAGCGGCACCGCGGAGTTCGATTGCGAGAGCGGCGTCTATACCGAGATCCAGCCCGGCAGCTACGTGTTCCTGGACGGCCACTATGGCGCCAGCGAATGGCCCGGGCGCTTCCGGCCCCGGCACGGCCTGTTCCTGTCGACCACGGTGATGAGCACCGCGCGCGCCGGCGTGGCGGTGTGCGATGCGGGACTGAAGTCGCTCGCGGTCGATTCCGGCCTGCCGCGCCTGTGGTCCGGCCCCGGCAGCGAGTGGCTGCGCTATGTCGCGGCCAACGATGAGCACGGGGTGCTGCAGGTGCTGGACGAAGACGGCCAGGCCCTGCTGGGCAGCAAGCTCTGGCTGGTGCCCGGCCATTGCGACCCCACCGCGAACCTGCACGCGCAATACGTGTGCTGCCGCGACGGGCATGTGGCGGAGCTGTGGGACATCGCCGCGCGCGGCCTGAGCCGCTGA
- a CDS encoding Bug family tripartite tricarboxylate transporter substrate binding protein: MQRNTVRKTLAAVVGATACLSAWAWEPAKPVEIVVPFSAGGASDQMARSIQGIIARHKLMSQPVIVLNKAGASGAEGLMDTKASQGNPHKLLVASSALYTVPMVSHLPFSWRDLTPVAMIAQDEFVLWTNAAAPYQTVAQFIDASRASAGKIKVGGTSSKREDQIIASLVQKKTGTRFIYVPYKGGGEAATQLSGQHIDANVNNPSESIGQWRAGEHRALCVFAPQRMAYNGKVTQTQSWHDVPTCKEQGLDVQYQMLRVFMMPGGVTPEQQKYYVDLMQKIVATPEWKEYLEKNALKNEFLAGKALTDFLARDEAAHRDIIKEAGFVAAR; this comes from the coding sequence ATGCAACGCAACACAGTCAGGAAGACCCTGGCGGCCGTGGTGGGTGCCACGGCCTGCCTGAGCGCATGGGCATGGGAGCCGGCCAAGCCGGTCGAAATCGTGGTGCCGTTCAGTGCCGGTGGCGCCTCGGACCAGATGGCGCGCTCGATCCAGGGCATCATCGCCAGGCACAAGCTGATGAGCCAGCCGGTGATCGTGCTGAACAAGGCGGGCGCCAGCGGAGCCGAAGGGCTGATGGATACCAAGGCATCGCAAGGCAATCCGCACAAGCTGCTGGTGGCCTCGTCGGCGCTCTATACCGTGCCGATGGTGAGCCACCTGCCGTTCAGCTGGCGCGACCTGACGCCGGTGGCGATGATCGCCCAGGACGAATTCGTGCTGTGGACCAATGCCGCGGCCCCGTACCAGACCGTCGCGCAGTTCATCGACGCGTCCAGGGCCAGCGCCGGCAAGATCAAGGTGGGCGGCACCAGCTCCAAGCGCGAAGACCAGATCATCGCCTCGCTGGTGCAGAAGAAGACCGGCACCCGCTTCATCTACGTGCCGTACAAGGGCGGCGGCGAGGCCGCCACGCAGCTGTCGGGCCAGCATATCGACGCCAACGTGAACAACCCGTCCGAATCGATCGGCCAGTGGCGCGCCGGCGAGCATCGCGCGCTGTGCGTGTTCGCGCCGCAGCGCATGGCCTACAACGGCAAGGTCACGCAGACGCAGAGCTGGCATGACGTGCCGACCTGCAAGGAGCAGGGCCTCGACGTGCAATACCAGATGCTTCGTGTGTTCATGATGCCGGGCGGCGTGACTCCGGAGCAGCAGAAATACTACGTGGACCTGATGCAGAAAATCGTGGCCACGCCGGAGTGGAAGGAATACCTGGAGAAGAACGCGCTGAAGAACGAGTTCCTGGCGGGCAAGGCGCTGACCGACTTCCTGGCGCGCGATGAAGCCGCGCATCGCGACATCATCAAGGAGGCGGGCTTCGTCGCCGCGCGCTGA
- a CDS encoding 2-hydroxy-3-oxopropionate reductase: MSKIGFIGLGVMGKPMVRHLVDGGHTVFAHSRSGVPQDLQDAGVNACASAEDVARQVETIILMLPDTPDVEKVLFGERGVADGLADTPGGVTVIDMSSISPIATREFARCIEAIGADYVDAPVSGGEVGARAGTLSIMAGGKQEVFDRVLPILQLMGKTITRVGAAGDGQVAKVANQVIVALTIEAVSEALVLAARAGADPARVREALMGGFASSRILEVHGERMIRRTFDPGFRIALHQKDLELALSTARELGVGLPNTASCQQLFNVCNGLGGAAWDHSGLVRAIEHLSSFAIGDTGDPRPAG, translated from the coding sequence ATGAGCAAGATCGGCTTTATCGGGCTTGGCGTGATGGGCAAGCCCATGGTGCGGCACCTGGTCGACGGCGGGCATACCGTGTTCGCCCACAGCCGCAGCGGCGTGCCGCAAGACCTGCAGGATGCCGGCGTGAACGCCTGCGCCAGCGCCGAGGACGTCGCCAGGCAAGTGGAGACCATCATCCTGATGCTGCCCGACACCCCCGACGTGGAGAAGGTGCTGTTCGGCGAGCGCGGCGTCGCCGACGGCCTGGCCGATACCCCGGGCGGCGTCACGGTGATCGACATGAGCTCGATCTCGCCGATCGCCACGCGCGAGTTCGCGCGCTGCATCGAGGCGATTGGCGCGGACTATGTCGACGCGCCGGTGTCGGGCGGCGAGGTCGGGGCCAGGGCCGGCACCTTGTCGATCATGGCCGGCGGCAAGCAGGAGGTGTTCGACCGCGTGCTGCCGATCCTGCAGCTGATGGGCAAGACCATCACGCGCGTGGGCGCGGCCGGCGATGGCCAGGTGGCCAAGGTAGCCAACCAGGTGATCGTGGCGCTGACCATCGAGGCGGTCAGCGAGGCCCTGGTGCTGGCGGCCCGCGCCGGCGCCGACCCGGCCCGCGTGCGCGAGGCGCTGATGGGCGGCTTTGCCAGTTCGCGCATCCTGGAAGTGCATGGGGAACGGATGATCCGCCGCACCTTCGACCCCGGCTTTCGCATCGCGCTGCACCAGAAGGACCTGGAACTGGCGCTGTCGACCGCGCGCGAGCTTGGCGTGGGCCTGCCCAATACGGCGTCGTGCCAGCAGCTGTTCAACGTCTGCAACGGGCTGGGCGGCGCGGCCTGGGACCACTCCGGGCTGGTCCGGGCGATCGAGCATTTGTCCTCGTTCGCCATCGGCGACACGGGCGACCCGCGGCCCGCCGGCTAA